The following proteins come from a genomic window of Triticum aestivum cultivar Chinese Spring chromosome 6A, IWGSC CS RefSeq v2.1, whole genome shotgun sequence:
- the LOC123132540 gene encoding protein ALTERED PHOSPHATE STARVATION RESPONSE 1: MGCSSSKKLDEEEAVKACHDRRSFVKKAIAQRDLLASSHVAYLQSLRRVSLALFYCLAEDEHLYFLQDTSAQCTHRPCSPEKRAVLLVVNRLRQGGAPVHPLVGRWDGEAGAAEAAVVDGFFGVDPRLFRPPANDVPVSSPSHLPSAWDVFWVDPFSSLPTDRVGYVNHGVQEANADQEDGEMPELEEISEDGSNGEGESEEEEAPGHEQAEAAQVVVEPRERKEKKKVAGVSNKLRVRASAEVEQQSTPGRFTVFVDRPPASVAEAMRDIKGHFSKVAETAGEVSVLLEVVPYQKKVRPPAPRGDVEGDDGGEQVGAREPSPEPFQLFQSHKESLDRLYAWEKKLYEEVRAGERVRLSYEKKVAQLRSQDANGAEPFAIERTRAAIRDLRTKLNISLASVDAVSRRIVAVRDDELLPQLAELIRGLARMWRVIGDAHRVMKRTADEASALLSSSAAGAEGGIRGPPPPPGPTRAATAAGALATELRGWRAALEAWAESQRGYAAALWGWARSCVKDGEDMPRQIVAWARAVEAVDVDAAIRAVEGVAAEAAAIATAARRRNSSAEEEPPNEEEGKRRVCVGLAAALGAIAEAGGLASAAYRELVAEMDDREREAEMAGRDDEPSIQNNPP, from the exons ATGGGCTGCTCCTCGTCGAAgaagctcgacgaggaggaggccgtgaAGGCGTGCCACGACCGCCGGAGCTTCGTCAAGAAGGCGATCGCGCAGCGGGACCTCCTGGCCTCCTCCCACGTCGCCTACCTCCAGTCGCTCCGCCGCGTCTCGCTCGCGCTCTTCTACTGCCTCGCCGAGGACGAGCACCTCTACTTCCTGCAGGACACGTCCGCGCAGTGCACCCACCGCCCGTGCTCGCCGGAGAAGAGGGCCGTCCTCCTCGTCGTCAACCGCCTGAGGCAAGGAGGGGCGCCCGTGCACCCGCTGGTAGGGCGGTGGGACGGCGAGGCTGGAGCTGCCGAGGCCGCCGTGGTTGACGGGTTCTTCGGCGTGGATCCCCGGCTCTTCCGCCCTCCGGCGAACGACGTGCCGGTTTCCTCGCCGTCGCACCTGCCGTCGGCGTGGGACGTGTTCTGGGTCGACCCCTTCTCTTCGCTGCCGACCGATCGCGTGGGCTATGTGAATCACGGCGTCCAAGAGGCGAATGCTGATCAAGAAGATGGTGAGATGCCGGAGCTGGAAGAAATAAGCGAGGATGGCAGCAATGGAGAAGGCgaatcagaggaggaggaggcgcctggTCATGAGCAGGCAGAGGCAGCGCAGGTGGTAGTGGAGCCAAGGGagcgaaaagaaaagaaaaaggtggCGGGTGTGAGCAACAAGCTGAGGGTGCGGGCGAGCGCCGAGGTCGAGCAGCAGAGCACCCCCGGCCGATTCACGGTGTTTGTCGACAGGCCGCCGGCGAGCGTGGCGGAGGCCATGAGGGACATCAAGGGCCATTTCTCGAAGGTCGCCGAAACCGCCGGCGAGGTCTCGGTGCTGCTGGAGGTCGTCCCCTACCAGAAGAAAG TTCGACCACCTGCTCCGAGAGGGGACGTCGAGggggacgacggcggcgagcaAGTCGGCGCCCGTGAACCTTCGCCGGAGCCATTCCAACTCTTCCAGAGCCACAAGGAGAGCCTCGACAGGCTCTACGCGTGGGAGAAGAAGCTCTACGAGGAAGTCAGG GCAGGGGAGCGCGTCCGGCTGTCGTACGAGAAGAAGGTGGCGCAGCTGAGGAGCCAGGACGCCAACGGCGCGGAGCCGTTCGCGATCGAGAGGACCAGGGCCGCCATCAGGGACCTCCGGACCAAGCTCAACATCTCCCTCGCCTCCGTCGACGCCGTGTCCCGGCGGATCGTCGCCGTCCGCGACGACGAGCTGCTGCCGCAGCTCGCCGAGCTCATCCGAGG GCTGGCAAGGATGTGGCGCGTGATCGGCGACGCGCACCGGGTGATGAAGCGCACGGCGGACGAGGCGAGCGCGCTCCTCTCCTCCTCGGCCGCCGGGGCGGAGGGAGGCATCaggggcccgccgccgccgccggggccgacgcgcgcggccacggcggcgggcGCGCTGGCGACGGAGCTCCGCGGCTGGCGCGCGGCGCTGGAGGCCTGGGCCGAGTCGCAGCGCGGGTACGCGGCGGCGCTCTGGGGCTGGGCGCGGAGCTGCGTCAAGGACGGCGAGGACATGCCGCGGCAGATCGTGGCCTGGGCCCGCGCGGTCGAGGCCGTGGACGTGGACGCGGCGATCCGGGCCGTAGAGGGCGTCGCGGCCGAGGCGGCGGCTATCGCGACGGCCGCGCGGCGCCGCAACAGCAGCGCCGAGGAGGAGCCGCCGAACGAGGAGGAAGGGAAGCGGAGGGTCTGCGTCGGGCTGGCGGCGGCGCTGGGCGCCATCGCCGAGGCCGGCGGCCTGGCCTCCGCGGCGTACCGCGAGCTGGTGGCCGAGATGGATGACAGAGAACGCGAGGCAGAAATGGCGGGAAGGGACGACGAGCCGTCCATCCAAAACAACCCACCGTAA
- the LOC123132541 gene encoding bZIP transcription factor RISBZ4 isoform X2, which translates to MKKCASELELEAFIRGRGLGAEQKPGTAAVGTANGPYGLFSAADLSGAFGFADATLNGTIQTHLWSQSPNLGARHPAVSTTIESQSSIYAASPTSATNLSIKESQAFGGTSGSDSDSESMFDDGGLCDNGTNPTDVKRMRRMVSNRESARRSRKRKQAHLVELETQVDQLRGDNASIFKQLTDANQQFTTAVTDNRILKSDVEALRVKVKLAEDMVARGAMSCGLGHLGLSPAALNPCRVPDVLAGLDFLPGGPDDACFGSLSPAEQVQSSPMQSMASLESLEHSSRMQHGGGSDAVDVWGWDSSSNGAMSK; encoded by the exons ATGAAGAAGTGCGCGTCGGAGCTGGAGCTGGAGGCCTTCATCCGCGGGCGGGGGCTCGGCGCCGAGCAGAAGCCCGGCACCGCCGCCGTGGGCACCGCCAACGGGCCCTACGGCCTCTTCTCCGCCGCCGACCTCTCCGGCGCCTTCGGCTTCGCCGACGCG ACCCTGAATGGAACAATTCAGACTCACTTGTGGTCTCAGTCCCCGAACCTCGGCGCACGGCATCCCGCGGTCTCCACGACAATCGAGTCGCAGTCGTCAATCTATG CGGCGAGTCCCACGTCGGCGACCAATCTGAGCATCAAAGAGAGCCAAGCTTTCGGAGGCACGAGCGGCTCGGACTCCGACAGCGAGTCGATGTTCGACGACGGTGGCTTGTGCGACAACGGCACGAACCCAACAGACGTGAAAAGGATGAGACG GATGGTGTCGAACCGAGAGTCGGCCCGACGGTCGAGGAAGAGGAAGCAAGCTCACTTGGTTGAGCTGGAGACGCAG GTTGATCAGCTCCGGGGTGACAACGCGTCGATCTTCAAGCAGCTGACGGACGCGAACCAGCAGTTCACGACGGCGGTCACGGACAACCGGATCCTCAAGTCGGACGTGGAGGCGCTGCGGGTGAAGGTGAAGCTGGCGGAGGACATGGTGGCGCGCGGCGCGATGTCGTGCGGGCTGGGCCACCTGGGTCTGTCCCCGGCGGCGCTGAACCCGTGCCGCGTCCCGGACGTGCTGGCCGGGCTGGACTTCCTCCCCGGCGGCCCCGACGACGCCTGCTTCGGGAGCCTGTCCCCGGCCGAGCAGGTGCAGAGCTCGCCGATGCAGAGCATGGCCAGCCTGGAGAGCCTCGAGCACAGCAGCAGGATGCAgcacggcggcggcagcgacgccGTCGACGTCTGGGGCTGGGACTCCAGCTCCAACGGCGCCATGTCCAAGTGA
- the LOC123132541 gene encoding bZIP transcription factor RISBZ4 isoform X1: MKKCASELELEAFIRGRGLGAEQKPGTAAVGTANGPYGLFSAADLSGAFGFADATLNGTIQTHLWSQSPNLGARHPAVSTTIESQSSIYAAASPTSATNLSIKESQAFGGTSGSDSDSESMFDDGGLCDNGTNPTDVKRMRRMVSNRESARRSRKRKQAHLVELETQVDQLRGDNASIFKQLTDANQQFTTAVTDNRILKSDVEALRVKVKLAEDMVARGAMSCGLGHLGLSPAALNPCRVPDVLAGLDFLPGGPDDACFGSLSPAEQVQSSPMQSMASLESLEHSSRMQHGGGSDAVDVWGWDSSSNGAMSK; the protein is encoded by the exons ATGAAGAAGTGCGCGTCGGAGCTGGAGCTGGAGGCCTTCATCCGCGGGCGGGGGCTCGGCGCCGAGCAGAAGCCCGGCACCGCCGCCGTGGGCACCGCCAACGGGCCCTACGGCCTCTTCTCCGCCGCCGACCTCTCCGGCGCCTTCGGCTTCGCCGACGCG ACCCTGAATGGAACAATTCAGACTCACTTGTGGTCTCAGTCCCCGAACCTCGGCGCACGGCATCCCGCGGTCTCCACGACAATCGAGTCGCAGTCGTCAATCTATG CAGCGGCGAGTCCCACGTCGGCGACCAATCTGAGCATCAAAGAGAGCCAAGCTTTCGGAGGCACGAGCGGCTCGGACTCCGACAGCGAGTCGATGTTCGACGACGGTGGCTTGTGCGACAACGGCACGAACCCAACAGACGTGAAAAGGATGAGACG GATGGTGTCGAACCGAGAGTCGGCCCGACGGTCGAGGAAGAGGAAGCAAGCTCACTTGGTTGAGCTGGAGACGCAG GTTGATCAGCTCCGGGGTGACAACGCGTCGATCTTCAAGCAGCTGACGGACGCGAACCAGCAGTTCACGACGGCGGTCACGGACAACCGGATCCTCAAGTCGGACGTGGAGGCGCTGCGGGTGAAGGTGAAGCTGGCGGAGGACATGGTGGCGCGCGGCGCGATGTCGTGCGGGCTGGGCCACCTGGGTCTGTCCCCGGCGGCGCTGAACCCGTGCCGCGTCCCGGACGTGCTGGCCGGGCTGGACTTCCTCCCCGGCGGCCCCGACGACGCCTGCTTCGGGAGCCTGTCCCCGGCCGAGCAGGTGCAGAGCTCGCCGATGCAGAGCATGGCCAGCCTGGAGAGCCTCGAGCACAGCAGCAGGATGCAgcacggcggcggcagcgacgccGTCGACGTCTGGGGCTGGGACTCCAGCTCCAACGGCGCCATGTCCAAGTGA